CATTGCCGACATGCGCGCGCACCTCGACGACATCGACTTCGATGCGGTGGCCGAGTACGAGCGCAAGTTCCGGCACGACGTCATGGCGCATGTGCACGCCTTCGGCGATGTGGCGCCGGCGGCACGCAAGTTCATCCATCTTGGAGCGACGAGCTGCTACGTCACGGACAACGCCGAGCTGATTCTCATGCGTCGCGGTCTGGCGCTGTTGCGCGAGAAGCTGCTCGACACACTGGCCGCACTCGACGGGTTTGCACGTGAGTGGCGCAACGAGCCGGCCTTGGGATACACGCATTTGCAGCCGGCGCAGCTCACCACGGTGGGCAAGCGCGCCACGTTGTGGATGCAGGACATTCTGCTGGACCTGGCCGACCTCGAGTACCGCATGGAGACCCTGCCTTTCCGCGGCGTGAAGGGTACCACGGGTACGCAGGCCAGTTTTCTCACCCTGTTCGAGGGCGACCACGCCAAGGTGCGCGAGCTCGACCGAATGGTGTGCGAGAAGATGGAATTCGCCGCCAGCATTCCGGTGAGCGGCCAGACCTACTCGCGCAAGGTGGATGCGCAGGTGCTGGGTGTGGTGGCCGGCGTGGCCGCCACGGCCTCCAAGTTCTCCGGCGACATCCGCATGCTGCAGGCCTTCGGCGAAATCGAAGAGCCATTCGAGAAGAATCAGATCGGTTCGTCGGCCATGGCCTACAAGCGCAATCCCATGCGCTCCGAGCGCATTGCGGCGCTGGCGCGCTTTGTGTTGTCGCTCGAGCCCAACGCCAACCAGACGCATGCGGTGCAGTACTTCGAGCGCACGCTCGACGACTCGGCCAACCGCCGTCTCGCCATCCCGGAGTCCTTTCTCGCCACCGACGCCATTCTGGTGCTGATGCAGAATGTGGTGCGTGGCCTCGAGGTGCATCCGGCGCGCATTCGCCGCCGTGTCGATGACGAGTTGCCCTTCATGGCCACCGAAGAACTCATTGTGCGCTTCGTGCGCGCCGGCGGCGACCGTCAGGAAGCGCATGAGATCATCCGTGGACACAGCATTGCCGCGGCGCGCGCCGTGAAGGACGGCGCTCCGCGTAACGACATGCTGGAGCGTCTCGCCGCCGACCCGGCGTTCGGTGTGCCGCTCGAGGATCTGCAGGCCGTCGCCGAACCCTCGCGTTTCGTGGGCCGTTCAACGGAACAGGTGGATGAGTTCCTCGCCGAACATGTCGCACCGTGGCTGGCCAAGCCGCGCACGCCTCTGGAAGTCGAGGAGGTGCGAGTATGAGCGCCAGCGCGCTGACTCACACGGATCTTCCGCTCGAACTGGTGCGACGCGGCAAGGTACGCGATGTATACGCGGTCGATGCCGACCGGCTCCTGCTCGTGACTACCGATCGCATTTCGGCGTTCGATGTCGTCATGCATGAGGCCATCCCGTACAAGGGCGTGGTGCTCACGCAACTGACGGCGTGGTGGCTGGGTCAGCTCACCGGCAAGATTGCGCATCACCTCATTACGGCGGACACCGACGCCATCGTGCGTGAGGTCCCGGCGCTCGCGCCGCACCGCGAGGCCCTGGCCGGGCGCGCCATGCTCACCTGGCGCGCCGATGTGGTCCCTATCGAGTGTGTCATTCGCGGCTACATCACCGGCTCGGCGTGGAAGGAGTACAAGGCCACGGGGACATTGGCCGGTGAGGCCCTGGCTGCGGGCCTGCGCGAGAGCGATCGGCTCGACCCGCCCATCTTCAGTCCGGCCACCAAGGCCGAGACGGGGCACGACGAGAACATCACCGTGAGTACGGTGGTGCAGCAGGTGGGGGCCGACACGGCGGCCGAGCT
The Gemmatimonas sp. UBA7669 genome window above contains:
- a CDS encoding phosphoribosylaminoimidazolesuccinocarboxamide synthase, with the protein product MSASALTHTDLPLELVRRGKVRDVYAVDADRLLLVTTDRISAFDVVMHEAIPYKGVVLTQLTAWWLGQLTGKIAHHLITADTDAIVREVPALAPHREALAGRAMLTWRADVVPIECVIRGYITGSAWKEYKATGTLAGEALAAGLRESDRLDPPIFSPATKAETGHDENITVSTVVQQVGADTAAELERLARLVYTFGRDTAEPRGIIVADTKFEFGWRNGSLLLIDEVLTPDSSRFWPADQYQPGRGQPSFDKQPLRDWLDVERQAGRWNGEAPPPTLPPQVIDATSLRYRDAFARLTGAPLDYHRLGLPVPA
- the purB gene encoding adenylosuccinate lyase, giving the protein MSAPDRTSYQSPLADRYASRAMLTLWGPQTRYGLWRRLWLALAESQRALGIDIPEAAIADMRAHLDDIDFDAVAEYERKFRHDVMAHVHAFGDVAPAARKFIHLGATSCYVTDNAELILMRRGLALLREKLLDTLAALDGFAREWRNEPALGYTHLQPAQLTTVGKRATLWMQDILLDLADLEYRMETLPFRGVKGTTGTQASFLTLFEGDHAKVRELDRMVCEKMEFAASIPVSGQTYSRKVDAQVLGVVAGVAATASKFSGDIRMLQAFGEIEEPFEKNQIGSSAMAYKRNPMRSERIAALARFVLSLEPNANQTHAVQYFERTLDDSANRRLAIPESFLATDAILVLMQNVVRGLEVHPARIRRRVDDELPFMATEELIVRFVRAGGDRQEAHEIIRGHSIAAARAVKDGAPRNDMLERLAADPAFGVPLEDLQAVAEPSRFVGRSTEQVDEFLAEHVAPWLAKPRTPLEVEEVRV